The proteins below come from a single Onychomys torridus chromosome 18, mOncTor1.1, whole genome shotgun sequence genomic window:
- the Bag6 gene encoding large proline-rich protein BAG6 isoform X2: MEPSDSTSAAMEEPDSLEVLVKTLDSQTRTFIVGAQMNVKEFKEHIAASVSIPSEKQRLIYQGRVLQDDKKLQEYNVGGKVIHLVERAPPQTQLPSGASSGTGSASATHGGAPLPGTRGPGASVHDRNANSYVMVGTFNLPSDGSAVDVHINMEQAPIQSEPRVRLVMAQHMIRDIQTLLSRMECRGGPQAQASQPPPQTPTVASETVALNSQTSEPVENEAPPREPMESEEMEERAAAQTPELTPSGPAPAGPTPAPETNAPNHPSPAEHVEVLQELQRLQRRLQPFLQRYCEVLGAAATTDYNNNHEGREEDQRLINLVGESLRLLGNTFVALSDLRCNLACAPPRHLHVVRPMSHYTTPMVLQQAAIPIQINVGTTVTMTGNGSRAPPAPSSEAASPGSGQASSLPPSSTTVDSSTEGAPPPGPAPPPATSHPRVIRISHQSVEPVVMMHMNIQDSGSQPGGGPSAPTGPLGPPGHGQTLGSTLIQLPSLPPEFMHAVAHQITHQAMVAAVASAAAGQQVPGFPTAPTRVVIARPTPPQARPSHPGGPPVSGTLGTGLGTNTSLAQMVSGLVGQLLMQPVLVAQGTPGMAPAPAPAPAPAPAPAPATASASAGTTNTATTAGPAPGGPAQPPPPQPSAADLQFSQLLGNLLGPAGPGAGGPGLASPTITVAMPGVPAFLQGMTDFLQASQSAPPPPPPPPPPPPAPEQQTTPPPGSPSGGTGSPGGLGPESLPPEFFTSVVQGVLSSLLGSLGARAGSSESIAAFIQRLSGSSNIFEPGADGALGFFGALLSLLCQNFSMVDVVMLLHGHFQPLQRLQPQLRSFFHQHYLGGQEPTPGNIRMATHTLITGLEEYVRESFSLVQVQPGVDIIRTNLEFLQEQFNSIAAHVLHCTDGGFGSRLLELCNQGLFECLALNLHCLGGQQMELAAVINGRIRRMSRGVNPSLVSWLTTMMGLRLQVVLEHMPVGPDAILRYVRRVGDPPQALPEEPMEVQGAERTSPEPQRENASPAPGTTAEEAMSRGPPPAPEGGSRDEQDGASADAEPWAAAVPPEWVPIIQQDIQSQRKVKPQPPLSDAYLSGMPAKRRKTMQGEGPQLLLSEAVSRAAKAAGARPLTSPESLSRDLEAPEVQESYRQQLRSDIQKRLQEDPNYSPQRFPNAHRAFADDP, translated from the exons ATGGAGCCGAGTGATAGTACCAGTGCCGCTATGGAGGAGCCCGACAGCCTGGAGGTCCTGGTGAAGACCCTGGACTCTCAGACCCGGACTTTCATTGTGGGGGCCCAG ATGAACGTAAAGGAGTTTAAGGAGCATATTGCTGCCTCTGTCAGCATCCCTTCCGAGAAACAACGGCTCATATACCAGGGCCGGGTTCTGCAAGATGATAAGAAGCTCCAGGAATACA ATGTTGGGGGAAAGGTTATCCACCTGGTGGAACGGGCTCCTCCTCAGACTCAGCTCCCTTCTGGAGCATCTTCTGGGACAGGGTCTGCCTCAGCTACTCATGGTGGGGCACCCCTGCCTGGCACTCGGGGGCCTGGGGCCTCTGTTCACGACCGGAATGCCAACAGCTATGTCATGGTTGGAACCTTCAATCTCCCT AGTGACGGCTCTGCTGTGGATGTTCACATCAACATGGAACAGGCCCCAATTCAG AGTGAGCCCCGGGTACGGCTGGTGATGGCTCAGCACATGATCAGAGACATACAGACCTTACTGTCCCGGATGGAG TGTCGAGGGGGACCCCAAGCACAGGCTAGTCAGCCACCCCCGCAGACGCCAACTGTGGCCTCGGAGacagtagccttgaactcacaaacatcaGAACCAGTCGAAAATGAAGCACCTCCTCGAGAGCCTATGGAGTCAGAAGAAATGGAGGAACGCGCCGCAGCCCAGACTCCAGAGCTTACCCCTTCTGGCCCAGCTCCAGCGGGCCCCACACCTGCGCCAGAGACAAATGCACCCAA CCACCCTTCCCCTGCAGAGCATGTGGAGGTGCTCCAGGAGCTGCAGCGTCTGCAGCGCCGGCTTCAGCCCTTCCTGCAGCGCTACTGTGAGGTCCTAGGTGCCGCCGCCACTACGGACTACAACAACAAT CATGAGGGCCGCGAGGAGGACCAGAGGTTGATCAACTTGGTGGGGGAGAGCCTTCGGCTACTGGGCAACACTTTCGTGGCACTGTCTGATCTGCGCTGCAATCTAGCCTGTGCACCCCCACGGCACCTACATGTGGTACGGCCAATGTCTCACTACACGACTCCCATGGTGCTCCAGCAGGCAGCCATTCCCATTCAG ATCAACGTGGGAACTACTGTGACCATGACAGGCAATGGGTCTAGGGCTCCACCAGCTCCCAGTTCGGAGGCAGCATCCCCAGGTTCTGGCCAGGCCTCATCCCTGCCTCCATCCTCTACCACTGTTGACTCATCAACTGAAGGAGCTCCCCCACCGGGGCCAGCTCCACCACCAGCTACCAGCCATCCACGGGTCATCCGGATTTCCCATCAGAGCGTGGAACCTGTGGTCATGATGCACATGAACATTCAAG ATTCTGGATCACAGCCTGGCGGTGGCCCGAGTGCTCCCACTGGTCCCCTGGGGCCTCCTGGTCATGGACAGACCctgg GCTCCACCCTCATCCAGctgccctccctgccccctgAGTTCATGCACGCCGTCGCCCACCAGATCACTCATCAGGCCATGGTGGCAGCTGTTGCCTCCGCGGCCGCAG GACAGCAGGTGCCTGGCTTCCCAACAGCACCGACTCGGGTAGTGATTGCCCGGCCCACTCCTCCACAGGCTCGGCCTTCCCACCCTGGGGGTCCTCCAGTCTCTGGGACTCTG GGCACTGGGCTAGGTACAAACACTTCATTGGCCCAGATGGTGAGCGGCCTTGTGGGGCAACTTCTTATGCAGCCTGTCCTTGTCG CTCAGGGGACTCCAGGAATGGCTCCGGCTCCAGCTCCGGCTCCGGCTCCGGCCCCGGCTCCGGCTCCGGCCACTGCTTCAGCAAGTGCTGGCACTACCAACACAGCTACAACAGCTGGCCCTGCTCCTGGGGGCCCtgcccagcctccacctcctcagccctctgcagccGACCTTCAGTTCTCTCAGCTCCTGGGGAACCTGCTGGGGCCTGCAGGGCCAGGGGCTGGCGGGCCCGGCCTGGCTTCTCCCACCATCACTGTTGCAATGCCTGGGGTTCCCGCTTTTCTCCAGGGCATGACTGATTTCTTGCAG GCCTCGCAGAGTgcccctccaccacctccacccccgccaccccccccccctgccccagaGCAGCAGACCACACCCCCACCAGGGTCCCCGTCTGGTGGAACAGGGAGTCCTGGAGGCTTAGGTCCTGAGAGCCTGCCGCCAGAGTTTTTCACCTCAGTGGTGCAGGGCGTGCTGAGCTCCCTCCTGGGCTCCCTGGGGGCTAGGGCTGGCAGCAGCGAGAGCATCGCTGCCTTCATCCAGCGCCTCAGTGGCTCCAGCAACATCTTTGAGCCTGGGGCTGATGGAGCTCTTG GATTCTTTGGAGCTCTGCTCTCTCTTTTGTGCCAGAACTTCTCCATGGTGGACGTGGTGATGCTCCTTCATGGGCATTTCCAGCCACTACAGCGGCTCCAGCCGCAGCTGCGGTCTTTCTTCCACCAGCACTACCTGGGTGGTCAGGAACCCACACCTGGCAACATCCGG ATGGCAACCCACACCCTGATCACTGGGCTGGAAGAGTATGTACGGGAGAGTTTC TCTTTGGTGCAGGTTCAGCCAGGTGTGGACATCATCCGGACAAATTTAGAATTTCTCCAAGAGCAGTTTAACAGCATTGCTGCCCATGTGCTGCACTGCACAG ACGGTGGATTTGGATCCCGGTTGCTGGAGCTGTGTAACCAGGGCCTGTTTGAGTGCTTGGCCCTGAACCTGCACTGCTTGGGGGGGCAGCAGATGGAGCTCGCTGCTGTCATCAATGGCCGAATC CGTCGCATGTCTCGTGGCGTGAACCCATCCTTGGTGAGCTGGCTGACAACTATGATGGGACTGAGGCTTCAGGTGGTCTTGGAGCACATGCCTGTGGGCCCTGATGCCATTCTCAGATATGTTCGCAGGGTTGGTGACCCCCCCCAG GCACTTCCTGAAGAGCCAATGGAAGTTcagggagcagaaagaacttCCCCCGAGCCTCAG CGGGAGAACGCTTCCCCAGCCCCTGGGACAACAGCCGAAGAAGCCATGTCCCGAGGCCCACCCCCTGCTCCTGAAGGGGGTTCCCGAGATGAACAGGATGGAGCTTCAGCTGATGCAGAACCTTGGGCAGCTGCGGTTCCCCCA gaaTGGGTCCCTATTATCCAGCAGGACATTCAGAGCCAGCGGAAGGTGAAACCTCAGCCGCCCCTGAGTGATGCCTACCTCAGTGGTATGCCTGCCAAGAGACGCAAG ACAATGCAGGGTGAGGGCCCCCAGCTGCTACTCTCAGAGGCAGTGAGCCGGGCAGCTAAGGCAGCCGGAGCTCGGCCCCTGACAAGCCCCGAGAGCCTGAGCCGGGACCTGGAGGCACCAGAGGTTCAGGAGAGCTACAGGCAGCAG CTCCGGTCTGATATCCAAAAACGACTGCAGGAAGATCCCAACTACAGCCCTCAGCGCTTCCCCAATGCCCACCGGGCATTTGCTGATGACCCCTAG
- the Bag6 gene encoding large proline-rich protein BAG6 isoform X7 codes for MEPSDSTSAAMEEPDSLEVLVKTLDSQTRTFIVGAQMNVKEFKEHIAASVSIPSEKQRLIYQGRVLQDDKKLQEYNVGGKVIHLVERAPPQTQLPSGASSGTGSASATHGGAPLPGTRGPGASVHDRNANSYVMVGTFNLPSDGSAVDVHINMEQAPIQSEPRVRLVMAQHMIRDIQTLLSRMECRGGPQAQASQPPPQTPTVASETVALNSQTSEPVENEAPPREPMESEEMEERAAAQTPELTPSGPAPAGPTPAPETNAPNHPSPAEHVEVLQELQRLQRRLQPFLQRYCEVLGAAATTDYNNNHEGREEDQRLINLVGESLRLLGNTFVALSDLRCNLACAPPRHLHVVRPMSHYTTPMVLQQAAIPIQINVGTTVTMTGNGSRAPPAPSSEAASPGSGQASSLPPSSTTVDSSTEGAPPPGPAPPPATSHPRVIRISHQSVEPVVMMHMNIQDSGSQPGGGPSAPTGPLGPPGHGQTLGSTLIQLPSLPPEFMHAVAHQITHQAMVAAVASAAAGQQVPGFPTAPTRVVIARPTPPQARPSHPGGPPVSGTLGTGLGTNTSLAQMVSGLVGQLLMQPVLVAQGTPGMAPAPAPAPAPAPAPAPATASASAGTTNTATTAGPAPGGPAQPPPPQPSAADLQFSQLLGNLLGPAGPGAGGPGLASPTITVAMPGVPAFLQGMTDFLQASQSAPPPPPPPPPPPPAPEQQTTPPPGSPSGGTGSPGGLGPESLPPEFFTSVVQGVLSSLLGSLGARAGSSESIAAFIQRLSGSSNIFEPGADGALGFFGALLSLLCQNFSMVDVVMLLHGHFQPLQRLQPQLRSFFHQHYLGGQEPTPGNIRMATHTLITGLEEYVRESFSLVQVQPGVDIIRTNLEFLQEQFNSIAAHVLHCTDGGFGSRLLELCNQGLFECLALNLHCLGGQQMELAAVINGRIRRMSRGVNPSLVSWLTTMMGLRLQVVLEHMPVGPDAILRYVRRVGDPPQALPEEPMEVQGAERTSPEPQRENASPAPGTTAEEAMSRGPPPAPEGGSRDEQDGASADAEPWAAAVPPEWVPIIQQDIQSQRKVKPQPPLSDAYLSGMPAKRRKLRSDIQKRLQEDPNYSPQRFPNAHRAFADDP; via the exons ATGGAGCCGAGTGATAGTACCAGTGCCGCTATGGAGGAGCCCGACAGCCTGGAGGTCCTGGTGAAGACCCTGGACTCTCAGACCCGGACTTTCATTGTGGGGGCCCAG ATGAACGTAAAGGAGTTTAAGGAGCATATTGCTGCCTCTGTCAGCATCCCTTCCGAGAAACAACGGCTCATATACCAGGGCCGGGTTCTGCAAGATGATAAGAAGCTCCAGGAATACA ATGTTGGGGGAAAGGTTATCCACCTGGTGGAACGGGCTCCTCCTCAGACTCAGCTCCCTTCTGGAGCATCTTCTGGGACAGGGTCTGCCTCAGCTACTCATGGTGGGGCACCCCTGCCTGGCACTCGGGGGCCTGGGGCCTCTGTTCACGACCGGAATGCCAACAGCTATGTCATGGTTGGAACCTTCAATCTCCCT AGTGACGGCTCTGCTGTGGATGTTCACATCAACATGGAACAGGCCCCAATTCAG AGTGAGCCCCGGGTACGGCTGGTGATGGCTCAGCACATGATCAGAGACATACAGACCTTACTGTCCCGGATGGAG TGTCGAGGGGGACCCCAAGCACAGGCTAGTCAGCCACCCCCGCAGACGCCAACTGTGGCCTCGGAGacagtagccttgaactcacaaacatcaGAACCAGTCGAAAATGAAGCACCTCCTCGAGAGCCTATGGAGTCAGAAGAAATGGAGGAACGCGCCGCAGCCCAGACTCCAGAGCTTACCCCTTCTGGCCCAGCTCCAGCGGGCCCCACACCTGCGCCAGAGACAAATGCACCCAA CCACCCTTCCCCTGCAGAGCATGTGGAGGTGCTCCAGGAGCTGCAGCGTCTGCAGCGCCGGCTTCAGCCCTTCCTGCAGCGCTACTGTGAGGTCCTAGGTGCCGCCGCCACTACGGACTACAACAACAAT CATGAGGGCCGCGAGGAGGACCAGAGGTTGATCAACTTGGTGGGGGAGAGCCTTCGGCTACTGGGCAACACTTTCGTGGCACTGTCTGATCTGCGCTGCAATCTAGCCTGTGCACCCCCACGGCACCTACATGTGGTACGGCCAATGTCTCACTACACGACTCCCATGGTGCTCCAGCAGGCAGCCATTCCCATTCAG ATCAACGTGGGAACTACTGTGACCATGACAGGCAATGGGTCTAGGGCTCCACCAGCTCCCAGTTCGGAGGCAGCATCCCCAGGTTCTGGCCAGGCCTCATCCCTGCCTCCATCCTCTACCACTGTTGACTCATCAACTGAAGGAGCTCCCCCACCGGGGCCAGCTCCACCACCAGCTACCAGCCATCCACGGGTCATCCGGATTTCCCATCAGAGCGTGGAACCTGTGGTCATGATGCACATGAACATTCAAG ATTCTGGATCACAGCCTGGCGGTGGCCCGAGTGCTCCCACTGGTCCCCTGGGGCCTCCTGGTCATGGACAGACCctgg GCTCCACCCTCATCCAGctgccctccctgccccctgAGTTCATGCACGCCGTCGCCCACCAGATCACTCATCAGGCCATGGTGGCAGCTGTTGCCTCCGCGGCCGCAG GACAGCAGGTGCCTGGCTTCCCAACAGCACCGACTCGGGTAGTGATTGCCCGGCCCACTCCTCCACAGGCTCGGCCTTCCCACCCTGGGGGTCCTCCAGTCTCTGGGACTCTG GGCACTGGGCTAGGTACAAACACTTCATTGGCCCAGATGGTGAGCGGCCTTGTGGGGCAACTTCTTATGCAGCCTGTCCTTGTCG CTCAGGGGACTCCAGGAATGGCTCCGGCTCCAGCTCCGGCTCCGGCTCCGGCCCCGGCTCCGGCTCCGGCCACTGCTTCAGCAAGTGCTGGCACTACCAACACAGCTACAACAGCTGGCCCTGCTCCTGGGGGCCCtgcccagcctccacctcctcagccctctgcagccGACCTTCAGTTCTCTCAGCTCCTGGGGAACCTGCTGGGGCCTGCAGGGCCAGGGGCTGGCGGGCCCGGCCTGGCTTCTCCCACCATCACTGTTGCAATGCCTGGGGTTCCCGCTTTTCTCCAGGGCATGACTGATTTCTTGCAG GCCTCGCAGAGTgcccctccaccacctccacccccgccaccccccccccctgccccagaGCAGCAGACCACACCCCCACCAGGGTCCCCGTCTGGTGGAACAGGGAGTCCTGGAGGCTTAGGTCCTGAGAGCCTGCCGCCAGAGTTTTTCACCTCAGTGGTGCAGGGCGTGCTGAGCTCCCTCCTGGGCTCCCTGGGGGCTAGGGCTGGCAGCAGCGAGAGCATCGCTGCCTTCATCCAGCGCCTCAGTGGCTCCAGCAACATCTTTGAGCCTGGGGCTGATGGAGCTCTTG GATTCTTTGGAGCTCTGCTCTCTCTTTTGTGCCAGAACTTCTCCATGGTGGACGTGGTGATGCTCCTTCATGGGCATTTCCAGCCACTACAGCGGCTCCAGCCGCAGCTGCGGTCTTTCTTCCACCAGCACTACCTGGGTGGTCAGGAACCCACACCTGGCAACATCCGG ATGGCAACCCACACCCTGATCACTGGGCTGGAAGAGTATGTACGGGAGAGTTTC TCTTTGGTGCAGGTTCAGCCAGGTGTGGACATCATCCGGACAAATTTAGAATTTCTCCAAGAGCAGTTTAACAGCATTGCTGCCCATGTGCTGCACTGCACAG ACGGTGGATTTGGATCCCGGTTGCTGGAGCTGTGTAACCAGGGCCTGTTTGAGTGCTTGGCCCTGAACCTGCACTGCTTGGGGGGGCAGCAGATGGAGCTCGCTGCTGTCATCAATGGCCGAATC CGTCGCATGTCTCGTGGCGTGAACCCATCCTTGGTGAGCTGGCTGACAACTATGATGGGACTGAGGCTTCAGGTGGTCTTGGAGCACATGCCTGTGGGCCCTGATGCCATTCTCAGATATGTTCGCAGGGTTGGTGACCCCCCCCAG GCACTTCCTGAAGAGCCAATGGAAGTTcagggagcagaaagaacttCCCCCGAGCCTCAG CGGGAGAACGCTTCCCCAGCCCCTGGGACAACAGCCGAAGAAGCCATGTCCCGAGGCCCACCCCCTGCTCCTGAAGGGGGTTCCCGAGATGAACAGGATGGAGCTTCAGCTGATGCAGAACCTTGGGCAGCTGCGGTTCCCCCA gaaTGGGTCCCTATTATCCAGCAGGACATTCAGAGCCAGCGGAAGGTGAAACCTCAGCCGCCCCTGAGTGATGCCTACCTCAGTGGTATGCCTGCCAAGAGACGCAAG CTCCGGTCTGATATCCAAAAACGACTGCAGGAAGATCCCAACTACAGCCCTCAGCGCTTCCCCAATGCCCACCGGGCATTTGCTGATGACCCCTAG
- the Bag6 gene encoding large proline-rich protein BAG6 isoform X8 — protein sequence MEPSDSTSAAMEEPDSLEVLVKTLDSQTRTFIVGAQMNVKEFKEHIAASVSIPSEKQRLIYQGRVLQDDKKLQEYNVGGKVIHLVERAPPQTQLPSGASSGTGSASATHGGAPLPGTRGPGASVHDRNANSYVMVGTFNLPSEPRVRLVMAQHMIRDIQTLLSRMECRGGPQAQASQPPPQTPTVASETVALNSQTSEPVENEAPPREPMESEEMEERAAAQTPELTPSGPAPAGPTPAPETNAPNHPSPAEHVEVLQELQRLQRRLQPFLQRYCEVLGAAATTDYNNNHEGREEDQRLINLVGESLRLLGNTFVALSDLRCNLACAPPRHLHVVRPMSHYTTPMVLQQAAIPIQINVGTTVTMTGNGSRAPPAPSSEAASPGSGQASSLPPSSTTVDSSTEGAPPPGPAPPPATSHPRVIRISHQSVEPVVMMHMNIQDSGSQPGGGPSAPTGPLGPPGHGQTLGQQVPGFPTAPTRVVIARPTPPQARPSHPGGPPVSGTLQGTGLGTNTSLAQMVSGLVGQLLMQPVLVAQGTPGMAPAPAPAPAPAPAPAPATASASAGTTNTATTAGPAPGGPAQPPPPQPSAADLQFSQLLGNLLGPAGPGAGGPGLASPTITVAMPGVPAFLQGMTDFLQASQSAPPPPPPPPPPPPAPEQQTTPPPGSPSGGTGSPGGLGPESLPPEFFTSVVQGVLSSLLGSLGARAGSSESIAAFIQRLSGSSNIFEPGADGALGFFGALLSLLCQNFSMVDVVMLLHGHFQPLQRLQPQLRSFFHQHYLGGQEPTPGNIRMATHTLITGLEEYVRESFSLVQVQPGVDIIRTNLEFLQEQFNSIAAHVLHCTDGGFGSRLLELCNQGLFECLALNLHCLGGQQMELAAVINGRIRRMSRGVNPSLVSWLTTMMGLRLQVVLEHMPVGPDAILRYVRRVGDPPQALPEEPMEVQGAERTSPEPQRENASPAPGTTAEEAMSRGPPPAPEGGSRDEQDGASADAEPWAAAVPPEWVPIIQQDIQSQRKVKPQPPLSDAYLSGMPAKRRKTMQGEGPQLLLSEAVSRAAKAAGARPLTSPESLSRDLEAPEVQESYRQQLRSDIQKRLQEDPNYSPQRFPNAHRAFADDP from the exons ATGGAGCCGAGTGATAGTACCAGTGCCGCTATGGAGGAGCCCGACAGCCTGGAGGTCCTGGTGAAGACCCTGGACTCTCAGACCCGGACTTTCATTGTGGGGGCCCAG ATGAACGTAAAGGAGTTTAAGGAGCATATTGCTGCCTCTGTCAGCATCCCTTCCGAGAAACAACGGCTCATATACCAGGGCCGGGTTCTGCAAGATGATAAGAAGCTCCAGGAATACA ATGTTGGGGGAAAGGTTATCCACCTGGTGGAACGGGCTCCTCCTCAGACTCAGCTCCCTTCTGGAGCATCTTCTGGGACAGGGTCTGCCTCAGCTACTCATGGTGGGGCACCCCTGCCTGGCACTCGGGGGCCTGGGGCCTCTGTTCACGACCGGAATGCCAACAGCTATGTCATGGTTGGAACCTTCAATCTCCCT AGTGAGCCCCGGGTACGGCTGGTGATGGCTCAGCACATGATCAGAGACATACAGACCTTACTGTCCCGGATGGAG TGTCGAGGGGGACCCCAAGCACAGGCTAGTCAGCCACCCCCGCAGACGCCAACTGTGGCCTCGGAGacagtagccttgaactcacaaacatcaGAACCAGTCGAAAATGAAGCACCTCCTCGAGAGCCTATGGAGTCAGAAGAAATGGAGGAACGCGCCGCAGCCCAGACTCCAGAGCTTACCCCTTCTGGCCCAGCTCCAGCGGGCCCCACACCTGCGCCAGAGACAAATGCACCCAA CCACCCTTCCCCTGCAGAGCATGTGGAGGTGCTCCAGGAGCTGCAGCGTCTGCAGCGCCGGCTTCAGCCCTTCCTGCAGCGCTACTGTGAGGTCCTAGGTGCCGCCGCCACTACGGACTACAACAACAAT CATGAGGGCCGCGAGGAGGACCAGAGGTTGATCAACTTGGTGGGGGAGAGCCTTCGGCTACTGGGCAACACTTTCGTGGCACTGTCTGATCTGCGCTGCAATCTAGCCTGTGCACCCCCACGGCACCTACATGTGGTACGGCCAATGTCTCACTACACGACTCCCATGGTGCTCCAGCAGGCAGCCATTCCCATTCAG ATCAACGTGGGAACTACTGTGACCATGACAGGCAATGGGTCTAGGGCTCCACCAGCTCCCAGTTCGGAGGCAGCATCCCCAGGTTCTGGCCAGGCCTCATCCCTGCCTCCATCCTCTACCACTGTTGACTCATCAACTGAAGGAGCTCCCCCACCGGGGCCAGCTCCACCACCAGCTACCAGCCATCCACGGGTCATCCGGATTTCCCATCAGAGCGTGGAACCTGTGGTCATGATGCACATGAACATTCAAG ATTCTGGATCACAGCCTGGCGGTGGCCCGAGTGCTCCCACTGGTCCCCTGGGGCCTCCTGGTCATGGACAGACCctgg GACAGCAGGTGCCTGGCTTCCCAACAGCACCGACTCGGGTAGTGATTGCCCGGCCCACTCCTCCACAGGCTCGGCCTTCCCACCCTGGGGGTCCTCCAGTCTCTGGGACTCTG CAGGGCACTGGGCTAGGTACAAACACTTCATTGGCCCAGATGGTGAGCGGCCTTGTGGGGCAACTTCTTATGCAGCCTGTCCTTGTCG CTCAGGGGACTCCAGGAATGGCTCCGGCTCCAGCTCCGGCTCCGGCTCCGGCCCCGGCTCCGGCTCCGGCCACTGCTTCAGCAAGTGCTGGCACTACCAACACAGCTACAACAGCTGGCCCTGCTCCTGGGGGCCCtgcccagcctccacctcctcagccctctgcagccGACCTTCAGTTCTCTCAGCTCCTGGGGAACCTGCTGGGGCCTGCAGGGCCAGGGGCTGGCGGGCCCGGCCTGGCTTCTCCCACCATCACTGTTGCAATGCCTGGGGTTCCCGCTTTTCTCCAGGGCATGACTGATTTCTTGCAG GCCTCGCAGAGTgcccctccaccacctccacccccgccaccccccccccctgccccagaGCAGCAGACCACACCCCCACCAGGGTCCCCGTCTGGTGGAACAGGGAGTCCTGGAGGCTTAGGTCCTGAGAGCCTGCCGCCAGAGTTTTTCACCTCAGTGGTGCAGGGCGTGCTGAGCTCCCTCCTGGGCTCCCTGGGGGCTAGGGCTGGCAGCAGCGAGAGCATCGCTGCCTTCATCCAGCGCCTCAGTGGCTCCAGCAACATCTTTGAGCCTGGGGCTGATGGAGCTCTTG GATTCTTTGGAGCTCTGCTCTCTCTTTTGTGCCAGAACTTCTCCATGGTGGACGTGGTGATGCTCCTTCATGGGCATTTCCAGCCACTACAGCGGCTCCAGCCGCAGCTGCGGTCTTTCTTCCACCAGCACTACCTGGGTGGTCAGGAACCCACACCTGGCAACATCCGG ATGGCAACCCACACCCTGATCACTGGGCTGGAAGAGTATGTACGGGAGAGTTTC TCTTTGGTGCAGGTTCAGCCAGGTGTGGACATCATCCGGACAAATTTAGAATTTCTCCAAGAGCAGTTTAACAGCATTGCTGCCCATGTGCTGCACTGCACAG ACGGTGGATTTGGATCCCGGTTGCTGGAGCTGTGTAACCAGGGCCTGTTTGAGTGCTTGGCCCTGAACCTGCACTGCTTGGGGGGGCAGCAGATGGAGCTCGCTGCTGTCATCAATGGCCGAATC CGTCGCATGTCTCGTGGCGTGAACCCATCCTTGGTGAGCTGGCTGACAACTATGATGGGACTGAGGCTTCAGGTGGTCTTGGAGCACATGCCTGTGGGCCCTGATGCCATTCTCAGATATGTTCGCAGGGTTGGTGACCCCCCCCAG GCACTTCCTGAAGAGCCAATGGAAGTTcagggagcagaaagaacttCCCCCGAGCCTCAG CGGGAGAACGCTTCCCCAGCCCCTGGGACAACAGCCGAAGAAGCCATGTCCCGAGGCCCACCCCCTGCTCCTGAAGGGGGTTCCCGAGATGAACAGGATGGAGCTTCAGCTGATGCAGAACCTTGGGCAGCTGCGGTTCCCCCA gaaTGGGTCCCTATTATCCAGCAGGACATTCAGAGCCAGCGGAAGGTGAAACCTCAGCCGCCCCTGAGTGATGCCTACCTCAGTGGTATGCCTGCCAAGAGACGCAAG ACAATGCAGGGTGAGGGCCCCCAGCTGCTACTCTCAGAGGCAGTGAGCCGGGCAGCTAAGGCAGCCGGAGCTCGGCCCCTGACAAGCCCCGAGAGCCTGAGCCGGGACCTGGAGGCACCAGAGGTTCAGGAGAGCTACAGGCAGCAG CTCCGGTCTGATATCCAAAAACGACTGCAGGAAGATCCCAACTACAGCCCTCAGCGCTTCCCCAATGCCCACCGGGCATTTGCTGATGACCCCTAG